In a single window of the Lentimicrobiaceae bacterium genome:
- a CDS encoding C40 family peptidase, whose product MSELTKGICTVGVSPIRNDNSHASEMVSQLLFGETFSILETDTEFIKIKADYDSYEGWISAKQYLPIDDDFTADNEKETVFVGEFFSEVINSETQKKINVSIGCLLPHYKNGEFNIGSDKYYYKGKVISNKADANELFGQLRNFEGVSYLWGGRSMHGFDCSGFTQLIYKLLGYKLPRNSKQQAEIGNNVYFISEAVLGDLAFFAESEQEEEITHVGIMLSNNKIMHASGIVKIDDIGSYGIIDKRNSKYSHVLKLIKRIL is encoded by the coding sequence ATGTCAGAATTAACGAAAGGTATTTGTACGGTAGGTGTTTCGCCTATTCGCAACGATAATTCTCATGCATCAGAAATGGTAAGTCAGTTACTTTTTGGCGAAACATTTTCGATATTGGAAACGGATACCGAATTTATAAAAATAAAAGCCGATTACGACTCTTACGAAGGTTGGATATCGGCTAAGCAGTATTTACCAATAGATGACGACTTTACAGCCGATAACGAAAAAGAAACCGTATTTGTCGGAGAGTTTTTTTCGGAGGTCATCAATAGCGAAACTCAAAAAAAGATTAATGTAAGCATCGGTTGTCTATTACCACATTACAAAAACGGCGAATTTAATATTGGCAGCGACAAATACTATTACAAAGGAAAAGTTATTTCCAACAAAGCCGATGCAAACGAATTATTCGGACAATTGCGAAATTTTGAAGGAGTATCGTATTTGTGGGGAGGTCGCTCCATGCACGGGTTCGACTGTTCGGGGTTTACGCAGTTGATATACAAACTTTTGGGATATAAATTGCCGCGAAATTCCAAACAGCAAGCCGAAATTGGGAATAACGTGTATTTCATCAGCGAAGCGGTTTTGGGTGATTTGGCTTTTTTTGCCGAAAGCGAACAAGAGGAAGAAATCACCCATGTTGGAATTATGCTGAGCAATAATAAGATAATGCACGCATCGGGGATTGTTAAAATTGACGATATTGGCTCCTACGGCATAATTGATAAGCGTAACAGCAAATATTCGCACGTTTTAAAACTTATAAAACGCATATTGTAA
- a CDS encoding exonuclease domain-containing protein, with product MYCIVDIETTGGNATSARIIEIAIVKFDGIDVVSTYSTLINPRSKVPPFISKLTGISDKMLVDKPFFEDVADDILEFTEDCCFVSHPIKMDYEFVQKEFSRIGLLFERETLCTMQLTKKFFPNLEHYSLKSLCEKFDIKNHYPHRALGDAMATTELLKYIIKINPTLQLIDYSELNDKLDLKIFRELPKKSGVYFFHDEEGKIILSGKTNNILNRVVFHFQNKSSRKYQTISTQTVNITYEITGSKLISILKLYQSRNTNNNQPEGEQCVFENDNFVIIEDGRTEDELSVLLVKNNEYVGYGWIPKSDIKFNVKTIESYISNRLVLPYENKIVFNYLKSEKSLKVRAISH from the coding sequence TTGTATTGTATTGTTGACATTGAAACCACCGGCGGAAATGCAACTTCTGCCCGAATAATAGAAATTGCCATTGTAAAGTTTGATGGAATCGATGTTGTGTCAACTTATTCAACATTGATTAATCCGCGAAGCAAAGTGCCGCCTTTTATTTCAAAACTGACGGGAATAAGCGATAAAATGCTCGTCGATAAACCGTTTTTTGAAGATGTTGCCGACGATATTTTGGAGTTTACCGAAGATTGCTGTTTTGTATCGCATCCTATAAAAATGGATTACGAATTTGTGCAGAAAGAGTTTTCACGTATTGGCTTATTATTCGAGCGAGAAACTTTATGTACCATGCAATTGACAAAGAAGTTTTTTCCAAATTTAGAACATTATAGTTTGAAAAGTTTATGCGAGAAGTTTGATATCAAAAACCATTATCCGCATCGTGCCTTAGGCGATGCTATGGCAACAACCGAACTGCTGAAATATATTATCAAAATCAATCCAACACTACAACTAATTGACTATAGCGAGCTTAACGACAAGTTGGATTTAAAGATTTTTAGAGAATTACCTAAAAAATCGGGTGTTTATTTTTTTCACGACGAAGAAGGTAAGATAATATTAAGCGGCAAGACCAATAATATTTTAAACAGGGTGGTTTTTCATTTTCAAAACAAATCGAGCAGAAAGTATCAAACCATAAGCACCCAAACTGTAAACATCACTTACGAAATTACCGGAAGCAAACTGATATCGATATTAAAGTTGTATCAAAGCAGAAATACTAATAACAATCAGCCCGAAGGCGAGCAATGTGTTTTTGAAAACGATAACTTTGTAATAATTGAAGATGGCAGAACAGAAGACGAACTATCGGTTTTACTTGTAAAAAACAATGAGTACGTCGGCTACGGCTGGATTCCCAAAAGTGATATCAAGTTTAATGTAAAAACTATCGAAAGCTATATAAGCAACCGACTTGTCTTGCCATACGAAAATAAGATAGTGTTTAATTATTTGAAGTCGGAAAAAAGCTTGAAAGTTAGAGCTATTAGCCATTAG
- a CDS encoding ABC transporter permease, whose amino-acid sequence MRTLKYLIQKEFKQIIRDRTMPLLITLYPLMTMILFPWAINFEVKNIKVNVIDYSKGAYSQRIISKIDASKYFILKEVSPSYKSSMDDFKKGDCNIIIEIPADFDKNLIKNKNAQLMISVNSVDGTQGLLGNNYLVRILNNFSNEIRKEKGLLELNTNKINPHIDITTNYSYNPDLNYKTYMIPAFFVLLVTLIVGMLPTLNIVGEKEKGTIRQINVTPINRYTFILGKLIPHWIIGFIILFISMVIGWLMYGLFPAGSIFAIFIASTIFIIGISGMGIIVSNYSSTLQQAVFTFLFFILVIILLSGLFSSIDGMPVWAKVIAFSNPLTYYIDIMRRVYLVGSSTLDVLPAIGILGLFCILLNAWAFLSYKKVSD is encoded by the coding sequence ATGAGAACTTTGAAATATCTGATACAAAAAGAATTTAAGCAAATTATCAGAGACAGAACCATGCCTCTGCTCATTACGCTGTATCCGCTCATGACTATGATATTGTTTCCGTGGGCTATCAATTTTGAAGTAAAAAACATTAAAGTAAATGTTATTGATTACTCAAAAGGAGCGTATTCACAACGGATTATAAGCAAAATAGATGCTTCTAAGTATTTCATTCTGAAAGAAGTATCGCCTTCGTATAAAAGCTCTATGGACGATTTTAAAAAAGGCGACTGCAATATTATTATTGAAATTCCTGCTGATTTTGATAAAAACTTAATTAAAAATAAAAATGCGCAACTGATGATTAGTGTTAATTCTGTCGACGGTACACAAGGACTTCTTGGCAATAATTATTTAGTCAGGATTTTGAATAATTTTTCTAACGAAATACGAAAAGAAAAAGGACTTTTAGAGCTAAACACCAATAAAATCAATCCACACATCGATATTACAACCAATTACAGTTACAACCCCGATTTAAACTACAAAACGTATATGATACCTGCGTTTTTCGTTTTGTTGGTTACGCTAATTGTAGGTATGTTACCGACTCTTAATATTGTTGGCGAAAAGGAAAAAGGAACAATCAGGCAAATAAATGTTACACCTATAAACAGATATACATTCATTCTCGGCAAATTGATACCACACTGGATTATAGGTTTTATAATACTATTTATTTCTATGGTTATTGGCTGGTTGATGTACGGACTTTTTCCGGCAGGAAGCATATTTGCAATTTTTATAGCTTCAACAATATTTATTATAGGAATATCCGGAATGGGAATAATTGTGTCGAACTACTCAAGCACGTTGCAGCAAGCCGTTTTCACTTTCTTGTTTTTTATATTGGTAATAATTTTGCTCAGCGGTTTGTTTTCGAGCATAGACGGGATGCCGGTGTGGGCTAAAGTAATCGCGTTTTCAAATCCGCTAACGTATTATATAGACATTATGCGCAGAGTTTACTTAGTAGGCAGCTCTACCCTTGATGTTCTGCCTGCAATAGGTATTTTAGGATTGTTCTGCATTTTGTTGAATGCGTGGGCTTTTTTGAGTTATAAAAAAGTAAGCGACTAA
- a CDS encoding ABC transporter permease, whose protein sequence is MKKFNAFVKKEFLHIMRDKRTLLIVLGMPIIQVLMFGFAINMDVNNIKTVFYTPNESTSTQQIEELFVHNRYFNVKGHINSIYEVEELMKKGKIEMAIVFSPQFDKNLNKKVKSQVQIIVNTCDPNRGTIASNYATAILQKYQSEITVDNFVPYHINVESNFVYNPQMKSVYTFVPGIIGLVITIICAIMTSASIVREKELGSMDVLLSSPINSAVLISAKVAPYIVISIVNVITILLLSVFVLQVPIRGSLLLLLLGSLLFITMVLTLGILVSSVAKKQSDAVIISGIGLMLPTLVLSGMIFPIDNMPVVLQWFSATVPARWFIAFIKKVMIEGLGFRYVIGELSVMLLMAVAFITASIISIKDHLK, encoded by the coding sequence ATGAAAAAGTTTAACGCATTCGTAAAAAAGGAATTCTTGCATATTATGCGAGACAAGCGAACTTTGCTCATTGTATTAGGTATGCCTATTATTCAGGTTCTTATGTTTGGCTTTGCTATAAACATGGACGTAAATAACATAAAAACCGTATTCTATACACCCAACGAAAGTACCAGCACACAGCAAATTGAAGAGTTATTTGTTCATAACAGATATTTCAACGTAAAAGGACACATAAACAGCATATACGAAGTCGAAGAGTTGATGAAGAAAGGCAAGATAGAAATGGCTATAGTTTTCAGTCCGCAATTTGACAAAAATTTAAACAAAAAAGTAAAATCGCAAGTGCAAATCATTGTCAACACCTGCGACCCAAACCGTGGGACAATTGCAAGCAACTACGCAACCGCAATACTGCAAAAATATCAGTCAGAAATAACTGTCGATAACTTTGTGCCTTACCATATCAACGTTGAATCCAATTTTGTTTACAATCCGCAAATGAAATCGGTATATACCTTTGTGCCCGGAATTATCGGTTTGGTGATAACTATCATCTGTGCCATCATGACTTCAGCATCGATAGTACGCGAAAAAGAACTCGGCTCTATGGACGTGTTACTTAGCTCGCCAATTAATAGCGCAGTCCTTATATCGGCAAAAGTTGCTCCATATATTGTAATTTCAATTGTTAACGTTATCACTATTCTGCTACTTTCGGTATTTGTACTGCAAGTCCCAATACGCGGCAGCTTGCTGCTACTGCTTTTGGGTTCATTACTTTTTATCACAATGGTGCTAACCTTAGGTATATTGGTTTCTTCAGTAGCTAAAAAACAATCAGATGCTGTTATTATTTCCGGTATCGGTTTAATGTTGCCAACGCTAGTGCTTTCGGGTATGATTTTCCCTATAGATAACATGCCTGTGGTTTTGCAGTGGTTCTCGGCAACGGTGCCGGCGCGGTGGTTTATTGCGTTTATCAAAAAAGTTATGATTGAGGGTTTAGGTTTCAGATATGTTATAGGCGAACTTTCGGTTATGTTGCTTATGGCAGTCGCTTTTATTACAGCAAGTATAATCAGTATTAAAGACCATTTGAAATGA
- a CDS encoding ABC transporter ATP-binding protein, giving the protein METDNTIYAVKVKNLTKKFGKFTAVDNITFDVKKGEIFGFLGANGAGKTTAISMLCGLNKPTSGEGTVAGYNILTQQEEIKKNIGYMSQKFSLYEDLKVWENIKFFGGIYGLRDKEIKDKTDELLHQLDFESERNTFVKSLPLGWKQKLAFSVAIFHKPQIVFLDEPTGGVDPAARRQFWEMIYKASGDGITVFVTTHYMDEAEYCDRVSIMVDGKIEALDTPKNLKENLDAKNMDEVFRKLARNRE; this is encoded by the coding sequence ATGGAAACAGATAATACAATATACGCCGTTAAAGTAAAAAACCTAACCAAAAAGTTTGGGAAGTTTACTGCCGTTGACAATATTACTTTTGATGTAAAAAAAGGGGAAATATTCGGATTTTTGGGAGCTAACGGAGCCGGAAAAACTACTGCAATAAGTATGCTTTGCGGACTTAACAAGCCCACTTCAGGCGAAGGAACTGTGGCAGGTTACAATATTCTGACTCAACAAGAAGAAATCAAAAAAAATATAGGCTACATGAGCCAAAAATTTTCTTTGTACGAAGATTTAAAAGTTTGGGAAAATATAAAATTTTTTGGTGGCATTTACGGATTAAGAGATAAAGAAATAAAAGATAAAACTGATGAACTGCTACATCAACTTGACTTTGAATCGGAACGCAATACCTTTGTAAAATCGCTGCCGCTTGGTTGGAAGCAAAAGTTGGCTTTTTCGGTAGCAATTTTCCATAAGCCGCAAATTGTATTTCTAGACGAACCCACAGGCGGAGTTGACCCCGCAGCCAGACGACAGTTTTGGGAAATGATTTACAAAGCCAGTGGCGACGGAATTACCGTGTTTGTTACAACTCACTATATGGACGAAGCCGAATATTGCGACAGAGTTTCTATTATGGTAGATGGTAAAATTGAAGCTCTCGACACTCCAAAAAATCTGAAAGAAAATCTTGATGCTAAAAATATGGACGAAGTGTTCAGAAAGTTAGCTCGAAACAGGGAATAA
- a CDS encoding ABC transporter ATP-binding protein encodes MMIYAENLRKNHHSKISGKYAGIGSPSDSNKGISFSCEKGEIFGVIGPDGAGKSTLFKIIATLIYPDSGIAKVDNLDVVTEYKKIRNIIGYMPGEFSLYMDLSVEENLNFFATLYGTSIEENYHLIKDIYSQIEEFKDRKAGQLSGGMKQKLALSCALIHKPKVLILDEPTTGVDPLSRKELWDMLKSLKQSGITILISTAYMDEASLCDNIALMKDGEFLAVDTPQNIINSYNENLWRLSADNMISIFYDAKNYPDIKKCFAFGNEHHFTTRPDFDETDFLIYLQGKNHTNISLNAIEPNIEDCFMALTSDD; translated from the coding sequence ATGATGATTTACGCTGAAAATTTGAGAAAAAACCATCACTCGAAAATATCGGGTAAATATGCCGGTATTGGCTCTCCTAGTGATTCCAACAAAGGCATTAGCTTTAGTTGCGAGAAAGGTGAAATTTTTGGCGTTATTGGTCCCGACGGCGCAGGAAAATCTACTTTGTTTAAAATAATTGCTACGCTTATATATCCCGATAGCGGAATTGCAAAAGTTGACAATTTGGACGTCGTTACCGAATACAAAAAAATTAGAAACATTATAGGATATATGCCCGGCGAGTTTTCTTTGTATATGGATTTATCGGTTGAAGAAAACCTAAACTTTTTTGCAACGCTGTACGGCACAAGTATTGAGGAAAATTATCATCTCATAAAAGACATATATTCGCAAATAGAAGAGTTTAAAGACCGCAAGGCAGGTCAGCTATCGGGAGGCATGAAACAAAAATTGGCTCTGAGCTGCGCTCTTATACATAAACCCAAAGTGTTGATATTGGACGAACCTACAACAGGCGTCGATCCGCTATCGAGAAAAGAACTTTGGGACATGCTCAAGAGTTTAAAACAATCGGGTATTACAATTTTGATTTCTACCGCATACATGGACGAAGCTAGCCTTTGCGACAATATTGCTCTTATGAAAGACGGCGAATTTTTGGCTGTTGATACTCCGCAGAATATTATAAATAGCTATAACGAAAATCTTTGGAGACTCAGTGCCGATAATATGATTTCGATTTTTTACGACGCAAAAAATTATCCCGATATTAAAAAATGCTTCGCCTTCGGAAACGAACATCACTTTACAACCAGACCTGACTTTGACGAAACTGATTTTTTAATTTATTTGCAAGGCAAAAATCACACTAACATCAGCTTAAATGCTATTGAACCTAATATTGAAGACTGCTTTATGGCACTAACAAGCGACGATTAA